Genomic DNA from Sardina pilchardus chromosome 4, fSarPil1.1, whole genome shotgun sequence:
aggtcaatgggctttttgaatgggcctgctgcaggtgagaggactgaaatcctaggattttcgttaagtgtttttacaaagtgccattgatacattctcttttaaaacatatatatttggaagctagttgattaaaggattctaatggtgtcacttatatgtttctagtaTAAAAACTCACAGATTCAGAtttgtgtttggaacagtttttcaaatccccaggggtggatttagactccagagggttaaaacgaatgacttgagttcTTTCTGcgcaaccttcaaagaaaagcccaagtctaactcttccaaagctgATTAAAACGAGcgtgcttcgttagcctcatccatctttcgtttttctctatggttgtgcaacacggtctcacacccaactcgtcgaacgaggacgcatggaccagccccctggcgtcaatatcggaagccgaaggtgagctaaggcgggctcaaggactccgtacacagatagagcgttctgattggacctACTGGCCTGGCGTCGAatgcaggcttggcctcaacggtgcggccctagaccatcccgctgggcaaaaatatttttggccgccagggtgcgtctagattccTAGGctagacatactgtaaatgaagaGGTAAACTGTTTGAGTGTGAATGACCGAGTGAACTCTTCACGGCTCAAGTGAAATGTAGGTCAAATTGTTGCTTCTTTCTCCAGAGTTTGTGGCTCCAAGTGACCCTGTCCATGGTTTAGTTGGTGAAGACCTGATTCTGCCCTGTTCCCTCAAGAACAGTGTCAGTGCAGTGGACATGGAGGTGAAGTGGACTATTAATGGAACTCAACTGGTGCATCATTACAGAAGACACATGGACGTAACTGATCAGCAGCTTCCAGCATACAGTGGCAGGACGAGTCTGTTCAGAGAAGAGCTGCAGAGGGGCAACATCTCACTAAAGCTCAGATCAGTCAGactctcagacacaaacacatacaagtgTTGTATCACTGAGCGGACTGATTGTACTTCTTCTAAAGTCCAAATTCATGGTAAGAGAAACATCTATAGGGAGCAGCTTAATCTGGATCAGtttttacattcattcattcattcattcattcattcatccattcattccttaattcattcattcattcagcccACAATTGTTACTCTAAGCTTTTATACATACAATTAAGGCAAAGATGTTCCTTACGAAAATAAGAATATGACTTTGTTGTGAGCATCTTCTAATGGTATTTCAGCTACTTAACCTACTGCAGTGTTGACTTAACGTGTAACCAATTTGTGTCTGGGCAGGGTTTGGAAATGAACCACAGATATCTGATGTGAATCATAATAATGGCAGTGTCACTCTGGTGTGTGTCTCCACAAACTGGACAACTAAACCTGTAATGGAGTGGATGGACAGTGAAGGAAATATCCTTCAGCATGCAGGGGACTACTACTCTGGTGACAACACACCCTTCTCTGTCCAGAGAAGTGTCACTGTGCAGAAGCAGCATGGATACAACTACACATGTAGAGTCACATTTGGGAACCAGAGAAAAGAGCAGCAGTTTCAAGTAATAAGTGAGTATCAGACAGCCTCAGCCAATTTATGAAATGGGTGTGTATGAAACTACACATGAGTCTATCTGAACCAGGAGTAAAAGTGCACACTTTCCTCAGATACTCTAGTAAAAGTACATGTAACCTAGTGTAACCTGACTTGTTTACAGATACTATAGTAAAAGTATAAGTAGTGTAACCTGACTTGTTTACTGAAGTTAAAGTAACAAAGTATGATTTTGAAGATGCCCAGGATGTACACAAGAGGCATGAACATCGCAAGtatttttttcctggtgaatgTACAACTTTAATctgctcattttaatgatagTGTATGGTTTACTGTTTTAATGCCTTGGAAAAGTATTTACTCATAAAATTATGAGTAACAGTATTTACTCATAAACATCAATTTGTTCATCGACAGTCCCTGACGTGTCCTTTATTCTGTATTAACTAAGCAGGTTTTGAAGTCACGTCTGGATGTGCGA
This window encodes:
- the LOC134077840 gene encoding butyrophilin subfamily 2 member A2-like, with product MVVQHGLTPNSSNEDAWTSPLASISEAEEFVAPSDPVHGLVGEDLILPCSLKNSVSAVDMEVKWTINGTQLVHHYRRHMDVTDQQLPAYSGRTSLFREELQRGNISLKLRSVRLSDTNTYKCCITERTDCTSSKVQIHGFGNEPQISDVNHNNGSVTLVCVSTNWTTKPVMEWMDSEGNILQHAGDYYSGDNTPFSVQRSVTVQKQHGYNYTCRVTFGNQRKEQQFQVISFEVTSGCAMLMSRTGLCYSAILLIYWITKCT